Proteins encoded within one genomic window of Besnoitia besnoiti strain Bb-Ger1 chromosome II, whole genome shotgun sequence:
- a CDS encoding putative edge expressed protein (encoded by transcript BESB_039770), translating to MKESGEPPAPVASAPAASGPLSRDSRSLLPPRVRASVDRKIEAGDVYDAHQLVRTLFFRYMARTEAMQAAELCRIYGLRFAALGQDALAVDLGMNMLKAIEASRSADEPTPLTDDQLEQIVELFHACAAADVKNGVDKYKFINRALKLSRTSQAPFGHVRLHRAAADAYWKEKRFGSSQGHLIYCRDPETLSQMVRDWQEVGYLSERPFFWLRLTLILLCLEDVETAEKVILNGTGENWDSSEVPAPLQLAYLLVCACKFKSEKLFDLLKQRYHLVLRRDETFAKYMGEIERRVIGRVQRPSGGLASLFSSLMAGMAADDDG from the exons ATGAAAGAAAGTGGGGAGCCCCCGGCGCCGgtggcctcggcgccggcggcctcgggtCCTCTTTCGCGGGACTCGAGGAGTCTCTTGCCGCCGCGAGTTCGCGCCTCCGTGGATCGGAAAATCGAAGCTGGAGACGTCTATGACGCTCACCAGCTCGTGCGCACACTCTTCTTCAG ATATATGGCGCGAACCGAGGCGatgcaggccgcggagctctgTCGCATCTACGGGCTTCGCTTCGCAG cCCTAGGCCAGGACGCTCTCGCGGTTGACCTCGGCATGAACATGTTGAAGGCCATCGAAGCGAGCCGCTCTGCGGACGAGCCCACCCCGCTGACGGATGACCAACTCGAACAG ATCGTCGAGCTCTTccacgcgtgcgccgcggcagatGTCAAGAATGGCGTGGATAAATACAAATTCATCAACCG CGCGCTGAAGCTGTCGCGGACGTCTCAGGCTCCATTTGGGCACGTTCGCCTGcaccgcgcagctgcggatgcCTACTGGAAGGAAAAGCGCTTCGGCTCCTCGCAA GGCCACCTGATCTACTGCCGTGATCCCGAAACGCTGTCCCAAATG GTTCGCGACTGGCAGGAGGTGGGCTACCTGAGCGAGCGTCCCTTCTTTTGGCTGCGTCTCACGCTGATCCTTTTGTGTCTTGAAGACGTCGAAACGGCAGAAAAAGTCATTCTCAACGGCACAGGAGAGAACTGGGACTCCTCTGAG GtcccggcgccgctgcagctcgcgtatctcctcgtctgcgcctgcaagTTCAAGAGCGAGAAGCTCTTTGACCTGCTCAAGCAGAGATACCACCTCGTCTtgcggcgcgacgagaccTTCGCAAAGTACATGGGCGAGATCGAGCGACGAGTCATCGGCAGAGTCCAGCGACCCTCTGGCGGCCTGGCttcgctcttctcttctctcatGGCTGGCATGGCTGCCGATGACGACGGTTGA